A region from the Azospirillum thermophilum genome encodes:
- the ettA gene encoding energy-dependent translational throttle protein EttA — translation MASYQYVYVMKGLTKVYPGGKKVLDNVWLSFLPGAKIGVLGVNGAGKSTLMKIMAGLDKDFSGEAWAADGAKVGYLPQEPQLDPAKTVQENVLEALADTKALIDRFNEVSNLMADPDADFDALLAEQAELQEKIDHADAWDLDRTVEIAMDALRCPPGDADVTKLSGGEKRRVALCKLLLEKPDLLLLDEPTNHLDAESVAWLQKHLEDYKGTVVLVTHDRYFLDSVTGWILELDRGSGIPWEGNYSSWLEQKQKRLEQEGRQEEARQKQLATELEWIRQSPRARQAKSKARITAYETLLAESAKEQTGETRIVIPVPPRLGNVVIEAEHIAKGFGDRLLIDDLSFRLPPGGIVGVIGPNGAGKTTLFRMITGQEGPDAGSFRVGDTVKLGYVDQSRDSLDPKKTVWEEISDGLDVIELGKKTMPSRAYVSSFNFRGPDQQKKVGQLSGGERNRVHLAKMLKSGANVLLLDEPTNDLDVDTLRALEDALQSFAGCAVVISHDRWFLDRIATHILAFEGESHVEWFEGNFQDYEADKKRRLGADADQPHRIKYKPLVRG, via the coding sequence ATGGCGTCCTACCAATACGTTTATGTCATGAAGGGCCTGACGAAGGTCTATCCTGGCGGCAAGAAGGTCCTGGACAACGTCTGGCTTTCCTTCCTGCCGGGGGCCAAGATCGGCGTGCTGGGCGTCAACGGCGCCGGCAAGTCGACCCTGATGAAGATCATGGCCGGGCTGGACAAGGACTTCTCGGGCGAGGCCTGGGCCGCCGACGGCGCCAAGGTCGGCTATCTGCCGCAGGAGCCGCAGCTCGACCCGGCCAAGACCGTCCAGGAGAACGTTCTGGAGGCGCTGGCCGACACCAAGGCGCTGATCGACCGCTTCAACGAAGTGTCGAACCTGATGGCCGATCCGGACGCCGACTTCGACGCGCTGCTGGCCGAGCAGGCCGAGCTGCAGGAGAAGATCGACCACGCCGACGCCTGGGACCTCGACCGCACGGTCGAGATCGCCATGGACGCGCTGCGCTGCCCGCCCGGCGACGCCGACGTCACCAAGCTGTCGGGCGGCGAGAAGCGCCGCGTGGCGCTGTGCAAGCTGCTGCTGGAGAAGCCGGACCTGCTGCTGCTCGACGAGCCGACCAACCATCTCGACGCCGAGTCGGTGGCCTGGCTGCAGAAGCACCTGGAGGACTACAAGGGCACCGTGGTGCTGGTCACCCACGACCGCTACTTCCTCGACAGCGTGACCGGCTGGATCCTCGAACTCGACCGCGGCTCGGGCATTCCGTGGGAAGGCAACTACTCCTCCTGGCTGGAGCAGAAGCAGAAGCGGCTGGAGCAGGAAGGCCGCCAGGAAGAGGCCCGGCAGAAGCAGCTCGCCACCGAGCTGGAATGGATCCGGCAGAGCCCGCGCGCCCGTCAGGCCAAGAGCAAGGCCCGCATCACCGCCTACGAGACGCTGCTGGCCGAGAGCGCCAAGGAGCAGACCGGCGAGACCAGGATCGTCATCCCGGTGCCGCCGCGGCTCGGCAACGTCGTCATCGAGGCGGAGCACATCGCCAAGGGCTTCGGCGACCGTCTGCTGATCGACGACCTGTCCTTCCGCCTGCCGCCGGGCGGCATCGTCGGCGTGATCGGCCCGAACGGCGCCGGCAAGACCACGCTGTTCCGCATGATCACCGGGCAGGAGGGGCCGGACGCCGGCAGCTTCCGCGTCGGCGACACCGTCAAGCTGGGCTATGTCGACCAGAGCCGTGACTCGCTCGACCCCAAGAAGACGGTGTGGGAGGAGATCTCCGACGGGCTCGACGTGATCGAGCTCGGCAAGAAGACGATGCCCAGCCGCGCCTACGTCTCCAGCTTCAACTTCCGCGGCCCCGACCAGCAGAAGAAGGTCGGCCAGCTCTCGGGCGGTGAGCGCAACCGCGTCCACCTCGCCAAGATGCTGAAGTCCGGCGCCAACGTCCTGCTGCTCGACGAGCCGACCAACGACCTGGACGTCGATACGCTGCGCGCGCTGGAAGACGCCCTGCAGAGCTTCGCCGGCTGCGCGGTGGTCATCAGCCACGACCGCTGGTTCCTCGACCGCATCGCCACCCACATCCTCGCCTTCGAGGGCGAGAGCCATGTCGAGTGGTTCGAGGGCAACTTCCAGGACTATGAGGCCGACAAGAAGCGCCGCCTGGGCGCCGATGCCGACCAGCCGCACCGCATCAAATACAAGCCGCTGGTCCGCGGCTGA
- a CDS encoding DUF418 domain-containing protein, with the protein MTGRIAEVDALRGFALFGILVVNIQAFASTFYGSGIVDPAFAGPLDRMVRLLVAVVFETKFYLLFSFLFGYSFTLQMEAADRAGEALPGRILRRQAGLLLIGLMHAVLLFTGDILTIYGVLGVLLLALRRLSDRTVSWLAGVLVLATGGAWLVLGLLLASVGAGTDGQQAAGAALAMRDSYRGDAAAIVARHLADLPDVWIALVLFQAPCAMAMFLLGLMAGRRQLLRRIGEVDAALRRISVVGLLVGLPGAVLYAAGGAVRGGSGWELAAFGIGLLTAPFLTAAYGAAVLLVFRRPGGERLVRWLAPAGRIALSNYLLQSVVCALLFTGYGAALVGRVSPAGALGMAAAIFLLQTVLSRWWLRRHVYGPMEWLLRALTIWRVPSWRFS; encoded by the coding sequence ATGACCGGCCGCATCGCTGAAGTGGATGCGCTGCGCGGATTCGCGCTCTTCGGCATCCTCGTTGTGAACATCCAGGCCTTCGCCTCGACCTTCTACGGCAGCGGCATCGTCGATCCCGCCTTTGCCGGGCCGCTCGACCGGATGGTCCGGCTGCTGGTGGCGGTGGTTTTCGAGACGAAGTTCTATCTGCTGTTCTCCTTCCTGTTCGGCTACAGCTTCACCTTGCAGATGGAGGCGGCGGACCGCGCGGGAGAGGCGCTGCCCGGGCGAATCCTGCGCCGTCAGGCCGGCCTGCTCCTCATCGGCCTGATGCACGCGGTGCTGCTGTTCACCGGCGATATCCTGACCATCTACGGCGTGCTCGGGGTGCTGCTGCTGGCGCTGCGCCGCTTGTCCGACCGGACGGTATCGTGGCTGGCCGGGGTTCTGGTTCTGGCGACCGGCGGCGCATGGCTGGTCCTGGGCCTCCTTCTCGCCTCCGTCGGTGCCGGAACGGACGGCCAGCAGGCTGCCGGCGCGGCCCTGGCGATGCGGGATTCCTATCGTGGCGACGCCGCGGCGATCGTGGCCCGGCATCTGGCGGATCTTCCGGACGTCTGGATCGCCCTTGTCCTGTTCCAGGCTCCTTGCGCGATGGCGATGTTCCTGCTGGGGCTGATGGCCGGGCGGCGCCAGCTTCTGCGCCGGATCGGCGAGGTCGATGCGGCCCTGCGCCGGATATCTGTGGTGGGGCTGCTCGTCGGCCTTCCCGGAGCCGTCCTCTATGCGGCCGGCGGGGCGGTTCGCGGTGGTTCTGGCTGGGAACTCGCGGCATTCGGCATCGGTCTGCTGACCGCTCCGTTCCTGACGGCGGCCTATGGCGCCGCCGTCCTGCTGGTCTTCCGGAGGCCGGGCGGGGAGCGTCTGGTGCGGTGGCTGGCGCCGGCCGGCCGGATCGCCCTGTCCAACTATCTGTTGCAGTCGGTCGTCTGCGCCTTGCTGTTCACCGGCTACGGCGCCGCGCTGGTGGGCAGGGTTTCCCCGGCCGGTGCGCTCGGCATGGCCGCTGCGATCTTCCTCCTCCAGACCGTTCTCAGCCGATGGTGGCTCCGGCGCCATGTCTACGGCCCCATGGAATGGCTGCTGCGGGCGCTGACGATCTGGCGGGTGCCGTCATGGCGGTTCTCCTAG
- a CDS encoding LysR substrate-binding domain-containing protein, producing MRFDLTDLRLFLHVVEAASITHGAERSHLALASASARIRGMEEALGVPLLERGRRGVRPTPAGRALVHHARMVTEQLERMRGELGAYARGLKGHVRVMSNTAALTEFLPELLGSFLAANPSVDIDLQERLSYEIVQAVAEGLTDIGIVSDSADPADLQVFPFRTDAMVLVVPRDHPLAGHRQIAFREVMGAEFVGLSTGSAFQDHLDQHAARAGRPLKMRVRLRSFEAVCRMVEQGVGIAVVSETAARRCRRTMALWTVRLTDPWAKRALTIAVRRFDALPLHAQRLVEHLRAPEAAASRPSHAPPAQPA from the coding sequence ATGCGCTTCGACCTCACCGACCTGCGCCTGTTCCTCCATGTGGTGGAGGCGGCGAGCATCACCCATGGCGCCGAGCGCAGCCATCTGGCGCTCGCCTCGGCCAGCGCCCGCATCCGCGGCATGGAGGAGGCGCTGGGCGTGCCGCTGCTGGAACGCGGGCGGCGCGGGGTACGGCCGACCCCGGCGGGCCGGGCGCTGGTCCATCACGCCCGCATGGTGACGGAACAGCTCGAACGGATGCGCGGCGAGCTGGGTGCCTACGCCCGCGGGCTGAAGGGCCATGTCCGGGTGATGAGCAACACCGCGGCACTGACCGAATTTCTGCCGGAACTGCTCGGCAGCTTCCTCGCCGCCAATCCCAGCGTCGACATCGACCTCCAGGAACGCCTCAGCTACGAGATCGTCCAGGCGGTGGCGGAGGGGCTGACCGACATCGGCATCGTCTCCGATTCGGCGGACCCGGCAGACCTGCAGGTCTTTCCCTTCCGGACCGACGCGATGGTGCTGGTGGTGCCGCGCGACCACCCGCTGGCCGGCCACCGGCAGATCGCCTTCCGCGAGGTGATGGGGGCGGAGTTCGTCGGGCTCAGCACGGGCAGCGCCTTCCAGGACCATCTCGACCAGCATGCGGCGCGGGCCGGCCGGCCGCTGAAGATGCGGGTGCGCTTGCGCAGCTTCGAGGCGGTTTGCCGGATGGTGGAGCAGGGGGTGGGCATCGCCGTGGTGTCGGAAACCGCCGCCCGCCGCTGCCGCCGCACCATGGCGCTGTGGACGGTGCGGCTGACCGACCCCTGGGCCAAGCGGGCGCTGACCATCGCCGTGCGCCGCTTCGACGCGCTGCCGCTGCATGCGCAACGGCTGGTCGAGCATCTGCGGGCGCCGGAGGCTGCGGCATCGCGGCCGAGCCATGCGCCGCCCGCACAGCCGGCTTGA
- a CDS encoding O-acetylhomoserine aminocarboxypropyltransferase, whose amino-acid sequence MAEAKFLKFDTLSLHAGQQPDPATGARAVPIHMTTSYVFNDTDHAASLFNLERAGHIYSRISNPTVAVLEERLAALEGGVGAVCTASGQAALSLAIMTLMGAGGHIVASASLYGGSRNLLAYTLPRFGITATFVDPRDLDGFRAAIRPETRLVFGEVLGNPGLEVLNIPALSKIAHEAGLPLMVDATFVTPYLCRPLSHGADLVMHSCTKWLAGHGVAIGGVVVDGGSFDWEASGRFPTLTEPYAGYHGIDFVEEFGPAAFVMRARAEGLRDFGACMSPMNAFQILQGVETLPLRMKGHIHNARKVVGFLETELASEKGAVAWVSYPELIDHPDHALCARLLPHGAGSIISFGIRGGREAGRRFIEALGIFSHLANVGDAKSLVIHPASTTHAQLDAEALAACGVGEDMIRLSIGLEDCEDLIDDLRQALRAAMKG is encoded by the coding sequence GTGGCCGAAGCCAAGTTCCTCAAGTTCGACACGCTGAGCCTGCATGCCGGCCAGCAGCCGGACCCGGCGACCGGGGCGCGGGCCGTGCCGATCCACATGACGACCTCCTACGTCTTCAACGACACCGACCATGCGGCGTCGCTGTTCAACCTGGAGCGGGCCGGCCATATCTATTCCCGCATCTCCAACCCCACCGTCGCGGTGCTGGAGGAGCGGCTGGCGGCGCTGGAGGGCGGCGTCGGCGCCGTCTGCACCGCCAGCGGGCAGGCGGCCCTGTCGCTGGCGATCATGACGCTGATGGGGGCGGGGGGCCATATCGTCGCCTCCGCCTCGCTCTATGGCGGCAGCCGCAACCTGCTGGCCTACACGCTGCCGCGCTTCGGCATCACCGCCACCTTCGTCGATCCGCGCGACCTCGACGGCTTCCGCGCGGCGATCCGGCCTGAGACGCGGCTGGTCTTCGGCGAGGTGCTGGGCAATCCGGGGCTGGAGGTGCTGAACATCCCGGCGCTGTCGAAGATCGCGCACGAGGCGGGGCTGCCGCTGATGGTCGACGCGACCTTCGTCACGCCCTATCTCTGCCGGCCGCTGTCGCACGGCGCCGACCTCGTCATGCATTCCTGCACCAAGTGGCTCGCCGGCCATGGCGTCGCCATCGGCGGCGTGGTGGTGGACGGCGGCAGCTTCGACTGGGAAGCCTCGGGCAGGTTCCCCACCCTGACCGAGCCCTATGCCGGCTATCACGGCATCGACTTCGTCGAGGAGTTCGGGCCGGCCGCCTTCGTCATGCGCGCCCGCGCCGAGGGGCTGCGCGACTTCGGCGCCTGCATGAGCCCGATGAACGCCTTCCAGATCCTGCAGGGCGTCGAGACGCTGCCGCTGCGCATGAAGGGGCACATCCACAACGCCCGCAAGGTGGTCGGTTTCCTGGAGACGGAGCTGGCGAGCGAGAAGGGTGCGGTCGCCTGGGTGTCCTACCCGGAGCTGATCGACCATCCCGACCATGCGCTGTGCGCCAGGCTGCTGCCGCATGGTGCCGGCTCCATCATCTCCTTCGGGATCCGGGGCGGGCGCGAGGCCGGCCGGCGCTTCATCGAGGCGCTGGGGATCTTCTCCCACCTCGCCAACGTCGGCGACGCCAAGTCGCTGGTCATCCATCCCGCCAGCACGACCCATGCCCAGCTCGACGCCGAGGCGCTGGCCGCCTGCGGCGTGGGCGAGGACATGATCCGCCTGTCGATCGGGCTGGAGGATTGCGAGGATCTGATCGACGACCTGCGCCAGGCGCTGCGCGCCGCGATGAAGGGGTGA
- a CDS encoding sulfite exporter TauE/SafE family protein: MLNDPLPFAMLATATFLIAGFVKGVVGLGLPTVAVGLLSLAVPPAQAAALLVVPSLVTNVWQLASGPAFGPLLARLWPMLAAIVAGTWAGALLFAGIDGRKATAAMGVALAVYALLALSPLRPGVRAGSERWLAPLVGAATGLITAPTGLFMIPAVPYLQALGLEKEDLIQALGLSFTVSTLALASGLAGTGLFGGRDALASLLALAPALAGMAAGQWARRRIPRRPSACASSAESCCWGDIWRCAADGSCVRPGHQAGCTSAAGTPSIVSSTSQSTTCCNASQPVAPSSRACR, translated from the coding sequence ATGCTGAACGATCCGCTCCCCTTCGCCATGCTGGCGACCGCCACCTTCCTCATCGCCGGCTTCGTCAAGGGCGTGGTCGGGCTCGGGCTGCCGACCGTCGCGGTCGGCCTGCTGAGCCTCGCCGTCCCGCCGGCCCAGGCGGCGGCCCTGCTGGTGGTGCCGTCGCTGGTCACCAATGTCTGGCAGCTCGCCTCCGGCCCGGCCTTCGGTCCGCTGCTGGCCCGGCTGTGGCCGATGCTGGCGGCGATCGTCGCCGGCACCTGGGCGGGCGCCCTGCTGTTCGCCGGGATCGACGGGCGCAAGGCGACGGCGGCGATGGGCGTCGCCCTGGCCGTCTACGCGCTGCTGGCCCTCAGCCCGCTGCGGCCCGGCGTCCGGGCGGGAAGCGAGCGCTGGCTGGCGCCGCTGGTCGGGGCGGCGACCGGGCTGATCACCGCGCCGACCGGACTGTTCATGATCCCGGCGGTGCCCTACCTGCAGGCGCTCGGGCTGGAGAAGGAGGATCTCATCCAGGCGCTCGGGCTGTCCTTCACGGTGTCGACGCTGGCGCTGGCGTCCGGTCTGGCGGGAACGGGCCTGTTCGGGGGACGGGATGCGCTGGCCTCCCTGCTGGCCCTCGCCCCCGCGCTGGCCGGGATGGCGGCCGGCCAGTGGGCGCGGCGCCGGATCCCCCGGCGGCCTTCCGCCTGTGCTTCCTCTGCGGAGTCCTGCTGCTGGGGGGATATCTGGCGCTGCGCGGCTGACGGCTCCTGCGTCCGGCCGGGCCATCAGGCCGGCTGCACCTCGGCGGCGGGCACGCCCAGCATCGTCTCCTCCACCAGCCAGTCCACCACCTGCTGCAACGCCTCCCAGCCCGTGGCCCCGTCCTCCAGGGCCTGCCGGTAG
- a CDS encoding DUF1465 family protein, whose product MALLIEARNYIAYHEAVDHRSLPPHVRLQISYESMRVTSRLTQVMAWLLAQKAVHAGELTKQQGASEEFALSGGEVCSDPSGPENETLPAGLRSLLERSHKLYMRVARLDEMVRDQVQQEAAVG is encoded by the coding sequence ATGGCGCTGCTGATCGAGGCGCGCAATTACATCGCCTACCACGAGGCGGTGGACCACCGGTCCTTGCCCCCCCATGTGCGCCTGCAGATTTCCTATGAGTCGATGCGCGTCACCAGCCGCCTGACCCAGGTGATGGCGTGGCTGCTGGCGCAGAAGGCCGTCCATGCCGGCGAGCTGACGAAACAGCAGGGCGCCAGCGAGGAATTCGCCCTGTCGGGCGGCGAGGTCTGCAGCGATCCCTCCGGTCCCGAGAACGAGACCCTGCCCGCCGGCCTGCGCAGCCTGCTGGAGCGCAGCCACAAGCTCTACATGCGGGTCGCCCGGCTGGACGAGATGGTGCGCGACCAGGTGCAGCAGGAGGCGGCGGTCGGCTGA
- a CDS encoding PilZ domain-containing protein, translated as MVHTEHGVFPTRNWSVGGLCLLAPDQPFRRGDMFPARVVMTDRKEVQAAAHLVVLHRDDERGQLSVRFHQYGDDLKALLKTAFLDHQKMAG; from the coding sequence GTGGTCCATACCGAGCATGGCGTCTTCCCGACCCGCAACTGGTCGGTCGGCGGGCTGTGCCTGCTGGCGCCCGACCAGCCCTTCCGCCGCGGCGACATGTTCCCGGCCCGCGTGGTGATGACCGACCGGAAGGAGGTGCAGGCCGCCGCCCATCTGGTGGTGCTGCACCGCGACGACGAGCGCGGCCAGCTCTCCGTCCGGTTCCACCAGTATGGCGACGACCTGAAGGCCCTGCTGAAGACCGCCTTCCTCGACCACCAGAAGATGGCGGGGTAA
- a CDS encoding alpha/beta fold hydrolase, with protein sequence MELTVNGQTVFAHTGGRAFDPARPPVVLIHGAGMDHTVWSLQSRFLAHHGRSVLAVDLPGHGRSAGEPLPSIEALADWVVALLDAAGAGTAALVGHSMGALVALDTAARHGGRVEAVALLGVAERMPVHPDLLAMARDGDPVAIELVVGWGHGPRGHVGGCRAPGLSLIPGGRRLMGTVRPGVLGVDLAACNAFTRGAEAAEALSCPALFVLGSADRMTPAKAGRALAARVRDARSVLLPATGHMVMTEAPDATIDALADFLRLRRD encoded by the coding sequence ATGGAGCTGACCGTCAACGGACAGACCGTCTTCGCCCACACCGGCGGGCGCGCCTTCGACCCGGCCCGGCCGCCGGTGGTGCTGATCCACGGCGCCGGCATGGACCATACGGTGTGGAGCCTGCAGAGCCGCTTCCTCGCCCACCACGGCCGCTCGGTCCTGGCGGTCGACCTGCCGGGCCACGGGCGTTCGGCCGGCGAACCGCTGCCGTCGATCGAGGCGCTGGCCGACTGGGTGGTCGCGCTGCTCGACGCCGCCGGCGCCGGCACGGCGGCGCTGGTCGGCCATTCCATGGGCGCGCTGGTGGCGCTCGACACCGCGGCCCGCCATGGCGGGCGGGTCGAGGCGGTCGCGCTGCTCGGCGTGGCGGAGCGGATGCCGGTCCATCCCGACCTGCTGGCGATGGCGCGCGACGGCGATCCCGTCGCCATCGAGCTGGTGGTCGGCTGGGGCCACGGACCGCGCGGCCATGTCGGCGGCTGCCGGGCGCCCGGCCTGTCGCTGATCCCCGGCGGGCGGCGCCTGATGGGGACGGTGCGGCCGGGGGTGCTGGGGGTGGACCTCGCCGCCTGCAACGCCTTCACCCGCGGGGCGGAGGCGGCGGAGGCCCTGTCCTGTCCGGCGCTGTTCGTCCTGGGTTCGGCCGACCGCATGACCCCGGCCAAGGCCGGGCGGGCTCTGGCGGCGCGGGTCCGGGATGCCCGCAGCGTCCTGCTGCCGGCGACCGGCCACATGGTGATGACCGAGGCGCCGGACGCCACCATCGATGCGCTGGCGGATTTCCTCAGGCTCAGGCGGGACTGA
- a CDS encoding Hsp20 family protein, with the protein MRTYDLSPLFRSTVGFDRLSRLLESAMTGDEAAASYPPYNIEKMDEEAYRITMAVAGFGPEDLEITAHQNSLVITGKAKKDAANSQFLYRGIAGRAFERRFQLADFIKVNGASLVNGLLHIDLVREVPEAMKPRTIRIEAKPQGQPALTAEPQADDGRKVPQAA; encoded by the coding sequence ATGCGTACCTACGATCTTTCGCCGCTGTTCCGTTCCACCGTCGGTTTCGACCGCCTGTCGCGCCTGCTGGAAAGCGCGATGACCGGGGACGAGGCGGCCGCCTCCTATCCGCCCTACAACATCGAGAAGATGGACGAAGAGGCCTACCGCATCACCATGGCCGTCGCCGGCTTCGGTCCGGAGGACCTGGAGATCACCGCCCACCAGAATTCGCTGGTGATTACGGGGAAAGCTAAGAAGGACGCGGCCAACAGCCAATTCCTCTACCGGGGTATCGCCGGGCGCGCTTTCGAGCGCCGCTTCCAACTGGCGGACTTCATCAAGGTGAACGGCGCGTCTCTGGTGAACGGCCTTCTGCACATCGACCTCGTCCGCGAGGTACCCGAAGCGATGAAGCCGCGCACCATCCGGATCGAGGCGAAGCCCCAGGGCCAGCCGGCGCTGACCGCCGAACCGCAGGCGGACGACGGCCGCAAGGTTCCGCAGGCCGCCTGA
- a CDS encoding PAS domain-containing sensor histidine kinase has product MTLSESDVRALMSGARDVAAVLAGDGTIRFISDAVHRMLGYDAQALVGGSFYGLLHPADRERVRQRTVQRLQSPPASSGEIVFRLRHAGGQWIDVEGTGYNRVEDPGIAGIVVNLHDITDRVRAEQDLIRAKEAAEIANQAKSTFLATVSHELRTPLNAVLGFAQLLEMQVGNPPAAERCRDYLTAIRQSGQQLLTIIDDILDIARIEAGGLGLQEAPVDLAVLVGQSALMAQAACVRVGVALSVEVAGDLPPLHGDERRLRQALDNLLSNAVKFTGRGGRVAVTALNGPAGDVLVSVRDTGIGMTAAEIAAALVPFTQIDQSFSRKHEGLGLGLPLARRLVELHDGALTVESVPGEGTVATIRLPHSRVLTLEALLAAGA; this is encoded by the coding sequence GTGACGCTCAGCGAGTCCGATGTCCGTGCCTTGATGAGCGGCGCGCGGGACGTGGCGGCGGTCCTGGCGGGCGACGGGACGATCCGCTTCATCAGCGACGCGGTGCATCGGATGCTCGGCTACGACGCGCAGGCGCTGGTCGGCGGCTCCTTCTACGGGCTGCTTCATCCGGCCGACCGCGAGCGTGTGCGCCAGCGCACCGTCCAGCGGCTGCAGAGCCCGCCGGCATCGTCGGGCGAGATCGTCTTCCGCCTGCGCCATGCCGGTGGCCAGTGGATCGACGTCGAGGGGACCGGCTACAACCGGGTGGAGGATCCCGGCATCGCCGGCATCGTGGTCAACCTGCACGACATCACCGACCGTGTGCGTGCCGAGCAGGACCTGATCCGCGCCAAGGAGGCGGCGGAGATCGCCAACCAGGCCAAATCCACCTTCCTTGCCACCGTCAGCCACGAGCTGCGCACGCCGCTGAACGCAGTGCTCGGCTTCGCGCAGCTCCTGGAGATGCAGGTCGGCAATCCCCCGGCGGCGGAGCGCTGCCGCGACTATCTCACGGCCATCCGGCAGTCCGGACAGCAGCTCCTGACGATCATCGACGACATCCTGGACATCGCGCGCATCGAGGCCGGCGGGCTGGGGTTGCAGGAGGCGCCGGTGGATCTGGCGGTCCTGGTCGGCCAGAGCGCCCTGATGGCCCAGGCGGCCTGCGTCAGGGTCGGTGTCGCGCTGTCCGTGGAGGTGGCGGGCGACCTGCCGCCGCTGCATGGCGACGAGCGGCGCCTGCGCCAGGCGCTCGACAACCTGCTGTCCAACGCCGTGAAGTTCACCGGCCGGGGAGGGCGTGTCGCCGTCACCGCCCTCAACGGGCCGGCCGGCGATGTCCTGGTATCGGTGCGGGACACCGGCATCGGCATGACGGCGGCGGAGATCGCCGCCGCGCTGGTGCCCTTCACCCAGATCGACCAGTCCTTTTCCCGCAAGCACGAGGGCCTCGGCCTCGGCCTGCCGCTCGCCCGCCGGCTGGTCGAGCTGCATGACGGCGCGCTGACGGTCGAGAGCGTGCCGGGCGAGGGGACGGTGGCGACCATCCGCCTGCCGCACAGCCGCGTCCTGACGCTGGAGGCCCTGCTCGCCGCCGGCGCCTGA
- a CDS encoding TetR/AcrR family transcriptional regulator, producing the protein MRVVDPARHDERRRAILRAAARCIADKGFHAASTADIRTAAGVSTGTLFHYFPGKQAIAAAIVDLEGEEVRELLDGLAADVAAGGSALAALRHVLDAVVDHAADPANVRLALELAAEAARDSDLARHIARNDAALQEGMRALLATAAARREAGADPTLDVRAAAAWIGVLIDGFFNRAALDPGFRVGEQRAALHRLVASLIGSCSMGVR; encoded by the coding sequence ATGCGCGTCGTCGATCCGGCAAGACATGACGAACGGCGGAGGGCGATCCTGCGTGCCGCCGCCCGCTGCATCGCGGACAAGGGGTTCCATGCGGCGAGCACCGCCGACATCCGTACGGCGGCGGGGGTGAGCACCGGGACGCTCTTCCACTATTTCCCCGGAAAGCAGGCGATCGCCGCCGCCATCGTCGATCTGGAAGGGGAAGAGGTTCGGGAACTGCTCGACGGCCTTGCCGCGGATGTCGCGGCCGGCGGCAGTGCGCTCGCGGCGCTGCGCCATGTGCTGGACGCCGTGGTCGATCATGCGGCGGACCCGGCGAACGTCCGCCTCGCCCTGGAGCTTGCGGCGGAGGCGGCGCGGGACTCCGACCTTGCCCGCCACATCGCCCGCAACGACGCCGCCTTGCAGGAGGGGATGCGGGCGCTGCTGGCAACGGCGGCGGCCCGGCGCGAGGCCGGAGCCGACCCCACCCTGGACGTCCGTGCGGCGGCGGCCTGGATCGGCGTGCTGATCGACGGCTTCTTCAATCGGGCCGCCCTCGATCCCGGGTTCCGGGTGGGGGAGCAGCGGGCGGCGCTGCACCGTCTGGTCGCCTCGCTCATCGGCTCCTGCAGCATGGGGGTACGATGA
- the rpmE gene encoding 50S ribosomal protein L31 — MKTDIHPDYHEINVVMTDGSSFTTRSTWGKPGDTMRLDIDPKSHPAWTGVQKLLDTGGQIAKFNKRFANFGLKK, encoded by the coding sequence ATGAAGACTGACATTCATCCCGATTACCACGAGATCAACGTGGTGATGACCGACGGCAGCTCGTTCACGACCCGCTCCACTTGGGGTAAGCCGGGCGACACGATGCGCCTCGACATCGACCCGAAGTCGCACCCGGCCTGGACCGGCGTGCAGAAGCTGCTCGACACCGGCGGGCAGATCGCCAAGTTCAACAAGCGCTTCGCCAACTTCGGCCTCAAGAAGTAA
- a CDS encoding YaiI/YqxD family protein codes for MNIYVDADACPVKPEIYKVAGRTGCTVLLVANSPLRLPTECRAELVVVGDGFDAADNWIAERAGPTDVVVTADIPLADRCVKRGAVVIGPTGRPFTGDNIGQALASRALMQDLRDMGVAGGGNAPMSQRDRSQFLQTLDQAVQALKAGRRPKFR; via the coding sequence ATCAATATCTATGTGGATGCCGATGCCTGCCCGGTAAAGCCGGAGATCTACAAGGTGGCCGGACGGACCGGCTGCACGGTGCTGCTGGTCGCCAACAGCCCGCTGCGCCTGCCGACCGAATGCCGGGCGGAGCTGGTGGTGGTCGGCGACGGCTTCGACGCCGCCGACAACTGGATCGCCGAGCGGGCCGGGCCGACCGACGTCGTGGTGACCGCCGACATCCCGCTGGCCGACCGCTGCGTCAAGCGTGGCGCGGTGGTGATCGGCCCGACCGGCCGCCCCTTCACCGGCGACAACATCGGCCAGGCCCTGGCCTCCCGCGCGCTGATGCAGGACCTGCGCGACATGGGGGTGGCCGGCGGCGGCAACGCGCCGATGAGCCAGCGCGACCGCTCCCAGTTCCTCCAGACGCTCGACCAGGCGGTGCAGGCGCTGAAGGCGGGCCGGCGGCCGAAGTTCCGCTGA